The genomic interval TCCCACCCATCTGTGCCTATTATTCCGCCGTGCACATAGGTTGGAGCATTGGCGTCGGTGAGCCCATCACCCTGACCGCGAACAGCGCCCTCATGCTGTCGATCGCCATGTACGTGACGCTCATCATCGGCGTCCTCGCGCTCTCCTATCTGGTGCACTGGATGGGCCATACCTTCGGTTCTGATCCCAGCTACACGACGTCGCTAGAGCTTGCGGCCTACACCTCCACGCCGCTGTTCATGGTCGGTTTCTCCGCGTTTTTCCCGCACCTCTGGTTCATGATGATCATCGGTCTCATCGGGCTCAGCTACTCGGTGTACCTGCTCTATGTGGGGGTGCCTATCCTGATGCACATTCCCAAGGAGCAGGGGTTCATCTACGCCAGCTCGGTGGTCACAGTCGGCCTGGTGCTGCTGGTTTGCGTGCTGGCAGCCACGGCCATTCTTTGGGGATCCGGCTTTGGCCCCGTGTTTACCCAGTAGCCGCTGACCAGCCGGCAGAAACGACAAGGGCGCCATTATGGCGCCTTTGTCATGGGGCTCACCCACGCTTTCTGGCCGGTTTGCGGCAACCGGATGGAGTGAAAGCGTCGGTCGCGAGGCGGGATCAGCGCGGGTTGCCGCTGCCGATGCCAAAGGGGATACGGTAGTCGCTGCTCTGATCCCCCAGGCTCACTGTCAGGTTGCCCTGGGCGCGGCTCGGGATCTGCACCTGCTGGGTGCCCGTCAGGTTGGCATGGACGGAGGCCACCAGATCACCAGACTCGTCGCGTACCTCCAGCATGGGGTTGGCCTTGCCAGCCATGGTCACGCTGGCATGCCAGTTCACGAACAATACGCCAGGGGCGGCATTGAAATCGGCAGGAACGGAAGCCTGGGCAACACCGGCAGTCATCAGGCCTGCGACGGCCAGCATCTTGATTAGGTTTTTCATGTTCATTCACTCTCTTGATTTTTATGTCATTGGCAAGGCCGGAGAGGCCCGCATCAATGCATCCTTGCAAGAGGTTATTCAAATACTGTGTAGTTCTTTTACTGACATCAGACACCCTGTTTTTGGTATCTCAGCCTGGAACGACCTGTTATTTGGCCGCTTGGCGATCCTGCCTAAGCGATGAATGAATGGTAAACAGGTCATCGCTCGGTTGTTAGCGAGATTAACTGGTCTAGATGTTCAAAAAAAATGAACGAAACATACGCGAGCGGCCACCCCGGGTTGCCAGGGGGCGAGCAGATCTTGTCACTGAAAGCGGAAGCTGACACCGGATTGTCATCTGGAGCGCTTAATGTGCATCCTCATTTTCAATATGGTTCAAGGATGACAATGCTCCGTCTCTCTCCCCTCGCCACCTGCGTGGCTGCGATCCTGCTGGCTGGTTGCCAATCGGATAACGACTCCTCTTCGACTACCGGGCCTGAGGCCGACTACCAGTACAGCACCAAGGCTGTCTATGCTGCCCGTCAGGATGCGAGCAGTTATGAAGCGGCGCCAGCCGGTTTCACCCCCGTCTTCACCGAGCTGGTTGCCCGACATGGTTCCCGTTCCCTGTCCAGCCCCAAGTACGACGTGCTGACCAAGCAGATCTGGGACGCGGCTTCCCGGCAGGGTGCGCTCACCACGCTGGGTCAGGGGCTGGGGGCCAAGGTGGATGCCGTCACCGCAGCCAACCGGCAACTGGGCTATGGCCTACTCTCGGCAGTCGGCAAGGAAGAGCATGCCCTGCTGGCGACCCGCCTGGCCGAGCGGCTGCCGACCCTGCTT from Aeromonas rivipollensis carries:
- a CDS encoding Yip1 family protein, yielding MILNHLWGLYAHPHTEWHTIDERHDSFRNSLTHILIVALIPPICAYYSAVHIGWSIGVGEPITLTANSALMLSIAMYVTLIIGVLALSYLVHWMGHTFGSDPSYTTSLELAAYTSTPLFMVGFSAFFPHLWFMMIIGLIGLSYSVYLLYVGVPILMHIPKEQGFIYASSVVTVGLVLLVCVLAATAILWGSGFGPVFTQ